The sequence CGCCGGTGGTGGCGACGCGGTCGGTGTGACGCTTTTTACTCCCTCTCCTGCTTTGCAGGGGAGGGTTGGGGAGGGGTGCTTTTGCCTGTGGGAAAGAGCACCCCCTCCCTCCCCTTGTGAGCAGGGGGAGGAGATGGTCCATGGAGTGATGACATGTTTGCCTACTACCTCGACCTGGCGCTGCGCAGCCTGAAGCGCAACAAGGTGCTCACCGCGCTGATGGTGCTGGCGATCGGGCTGGGCATCGGCGCCAGCATGACCACGCTGACCGTGATGCACCTGCTGTCGGGCGACCCATTGCCGGAGCGCAGCGGCAGGCTGTTCCATCCGCAGGTGGATCCGAAGCCCGCGGATCCACACGAGCTGCCCGGGCAGATGACGTACATCGACGCGATGAACCTGTGGCATTCCGGTCGTGCCGATCGCCAGGCCATCCTGGTGGGCTCGAACGTGAAGGTGAAAGCGGCGCAGGCCGGCGCGAAGCCGATGGGGCTGCATACCCTGGCGACGACGGCAGATTTCTTCCCGATGTTTGGCGTGTCGTTCATCCATGGCGGTCCGTGGACGGCGGCCGATGACACCGGCAAGGCCCGGGTCGCCGTGCTTTCGCGCAGTGCCTACGAGCGGCTTTTCCACGGCCGCGACGGCGTCGGTCAGCCGATCCGCATAGGGCAGTGGGATTTCCGCGTCGTCGGGGTGATCGAGGACTGGCGGCCCGCGCCGCATTTCTACGACCTGGATCGCGATGCCTATGGCCAGGGCGACGACGTGTTCATCCCGTTCCTGACCTCGCGCGATCTGGCCGAGCTCGGCATCACCGGCTACAGCCTGGATTGCTATGGCACGACCACCGACGACCTCCATCTGGAAAACCAGCCCTGCCTGTGGCTGAAGTTCTGGGTCGAGCTGGACAGCCCGGCCAGGGTCCATGCGTATCGCCGGTTCCTGGACAACTATTCGCGCGAGCAGCAGGCGCAGGGTCGCTTCATTTATGCCGGGGCGCCACGCACGGCCTTGCCCGACGTGATGCAGTGGCTGGACCAGAACGGGGTGGTGCCGGCGGACGTCCGCCTCAAGGCGTGGATCGCGTTCGGCTTCCTGCTGGTTTGCCTGATGAACACGACGGGATTGCTGCTGGCCAAGTTCCTGCAGCGCGGCGCCGAGATCAGCGTGCGCCGCGCGCTCGGCGCGTCGCGCCGGCAGGTGTTTTTCCAGTGCCTGGTGGAGGCGGCCATCGTAGGCGCTGCCGGCGGCGTGCTCGGCCTGCTGCTGGCCTGGGCGGGCCTGTGGGGCATTCGCCAGACGCCGGCGGACTACGCCGACCTGGCGCGTCTCGACGTGTCGATGTTCGCGATGACCTTCGCGCTGTCG is a genomic window of Rhodanobacter thiooxydans containing:
- a CDS encoding ABC transporter permease, whose translation is MFAYYLDLALRSLKRNKVLTALMVLAIGLGIGASMTTLTVMHLLSGDPLPERSGRLFHPQVDPKPADPHELPGQMTYIDAMNLWHSGRADRQAILVGSNVKVKAAQAGAKPMGLHTLATTADFFPMFGVSFIHGGPWTAADDTGKARVAVLSRSAYERLFHGRDGVGQPIRIGQWDFRVVGVIEDWRPAPHFYDLDRDAYGQGDDVFIPFLTSRDLAELGITGYSLDCYGTTTDDLHLENQPCLWLKFWVELDSPARVHAYRRFLDNYSREQQAQGRFIYAGAPRTALPDVMQWLDQNGVVPADVRLKAWIAFGFLLVCLMNTTGLLLAKFLQRGAEISVRRALGASRRQVFFQCLVEAAIVGAAGGVLGLLLAWAGLWGIRQTPADYADLARLDVSMFAMTFALSIAASLLAGLLPAWRACHIAPALQLKTL